TTTTGAATGAATATAGTGAATTTGTTGGGATATTAACACATTCTAACATATTTGATGTGATTGAAGATTCATTTGGTATGCGAACAGGTGGGCATATACTTACAATTGCAACGCAGGATTGTAAAGGAACGATGAAAGAGATAGGAACAGTGCTAAAATCGTATCATATTGGGGGGCTATTGACATTAGATAATGGAGATCAATACATTCGTCGGGTGATTGTCAATATTACAGATGAATTACATGATAAAGCGCTCAAGCAATTAATAGCTAAGCTAGAGAAAAAAGGATTCCGAGTCAGTCATGTTGATTATATTTAAGAAAATAAGAGAACAGTGATACGCTGTTCTCTTATTTTTGCTTAGAAACAGGAGGAGATAGGACAAGATCAGATAGAAAAATGAAATCTGCATGTTCCCGTACTTTTGGAATGGTAGATTGGATTGCACGTGAAGTGGTTTCTCCTGGCGGTCCAACGTGGCCAATCGCTACGACAACAGGTGTTTTTCTTGTTTTTTGTAGAAGGAACTGTGCTTGTTTCAAAATGTGTGATGATGTATAGATGTCATCAAAAAACATTTGGTTTTCGATAATCGGAACATCTAGTTCTTTTCCAATTCTTGAGACGACGCTATTTGAATTGGTTTTACTATCCAAATAAAATAAACCATGTTTTTTACATACAGTGAGTATGATTCGCATAATTCGTTCATCTGCTGTCACTTTGGACCCCATATGGTTATTCATACCGATTGCATATGGTACTGCTTCAATTGCTTGTTCGATTCGATGTTTAATTTCATCGTCACTTAAATCAGTTGTAATAGCTTTCGGTCCTAACCATTCTTTTTTTCCATTTATCGGTTCCATTGGCATATGAATAATTACTTCATGTCCTTTTTTATGAGCGGCGATTGCATCTTGTTTAGTGGAAGGGAGAAAAGGCATAACCGCAACTGTAAGTGGGATTGGAAGAGATAACATTTCTTTCGTTCCCTTCATATTATTTCCAAAATCATCAATTACAATAGCTACTTTATTCGTATGAGCATGTATGTTGATTGGGAATATAAGAAATGGAATCAAAATGAATAATATAAATGTAATCATGTATTTACGCATATATGAAATTCCTTTCTATTTCATAAAATAAATCATCTTTTTTAAAAAGGATATATGTACCTACTACAATCGGTGCGCTTACCTGGAGATAGGAAGAAATAACATCATCATTATGATTTGCTTTTTTATCTAAATTAAACAAAAAATGTCGAAGAAAAATAAGGTAATAACGGAAAAACAACGTTTGTCCACGTATTGTAAAAAAATAATATAAAAAAAATGTCTATTATTGCGAATGTATTTACAAAGATAGAATAATTTGTAATAATTCTCAAGGTGAGGTTAAAGGTTTGTAAATTACAGGGAGAAATTGTTGAAATTTCTGAGTATTCGAACTTGAATATGGATACTGAAAAGCTTATGTGATGAACAGAAAAAATAAGGATGAGAGTATGGGAAGAATAAGGGGGATATGAATGTTTACAGCAAAAAGGAAGTACACAATGGAAAAACTTTCACGTGATATTCATATGAAGCGTGAAGAAATGATTCATTTAGGATTGACATATGGATTAACCAATAAGGAAACAGTTCAAGTGAGCCAAGAATTGGACAAGCTTATTGTGAAGTATCAGCGTTACAAAGAAAAACAATCATCAAGATGGCTATTTTTCACTAAAATACCGATCTTTCAAATTGAATGGGGAGCAAAATCAAATGATTTTTGGAAAATTCTCGTAACCGGTTTTATGAAATAAGTATAATTACCCTCCAAAGAGAAGGATAATTATA
The window above is part of the Bacillus cytotoxicus NVH 391-98 genome. Proteins encoded here:
- a CDS encoding aspartyl-phosphate phosphatase Spo0E family protein, with product MFTAKRKYTMEKLSRDIHMKREEMIHLGLTYGLTNKETVQVSQELDKLIVKYQRYKEKQSSRWLFFTKIPIFQIEWGAKSNDFWKILVTGFMK
- a CDS encoding divergent polysaccharide deacetylase family protein, coding for MRKYMITFILFILIPFLIFPINIHAHTNKVAIVIDDFGNNMKGTKEMLSLPIPLTVAVMPFLPSTKQDAIAAHKKGHEVIIHMPMEPINGKKEWLGPKAITTDLSDDEIKHRIEQAIEAVPYAIGMNNHMGSKVTADERIMRIILTVCKKHGLFYLDSKTNSNSVVSRIGKELDVPIIENQMFFDDIYTSSHILKQAQFLLQKTRKTPVVVAIGHVGPPGETTSRAIQSTIPKVREHADFIFLSDLVLSPPVSKQK
- the cbpA gene encoding cyclic di-AMP binding protein CbpA, whose product is MRVKYHFLPKQQVFFCKSHDSAEKALSIMNENGYRAIPVLAEDEKHFQGIIYKVDILEQKCGGGGNGIYVKDICEDQSAFIFEKDSFFRAFYMIRRLPFLAVLNEYSEFVGILTHSNIFDVIEDSFGMRTGGHILTIATQDCKGTMKEIGTVLKSYHIGGLLTLDNGDQYIRRVIVNITDELHDKALKQLIAKLEKKGFRVSHVDYI